The proteins below come from a single Cetobacterium somerae ATCC BAA-474 genomic window:
- the mraY gene encoding phospho-N-acetylmuramoyl-pentapeptide-transferase translates to MLYLLAGYFPVLEGLKSIYLRSFLAFILAFLVVLVTGKPFIKYLKVKKFGESIREEGPVSHFSKKGTPTMGGILIIFGTLLTGLLVGDLFNKFLILMFIITLLFSSIGFIDDYKKFTVNKKGLSGKKKLMGQCFIAIVTWFFIKEFGLTGNKILDLSVVNPILSNSNFYLGSFLMLIFIALVLMGTSNAVNITDGLDGLAIMPVIIGATILGIIAYFTGHIELSNHLNLHYIAGIGELSVFLSALVGAGLGFLWYNFYPAQIFMGDTGSLTLGGILGVVAILLKQELLLPIIGGVFVLEAVSVILQVGSFKMRGKRVFRMAPIHHHFELAGLPETKVTMRFWIVALFLGMIALGIVRLRGIL, encoded by the coding sequence ATGCTATACTTATTGGCAGGGTATTTTCCAGTTTTAGAGGGGCTTAAATCAATATATTTAAGAAGTTTTTTAGCATTTATATTAGCATTTTTAGTTGTTTTAGTTACTGGTAAACCATTTATAAAGTATTTGAAAGTAAAAAAATTTGGAGAATCTATAAGAGAAGAGGGACCAGTTAGTCACTTTTCAAAAAAGGGAACTCCAACAATGGGTGGAATATTAATAATTTTTGGAACTCTATTAACAGGATTATTAGTGGGTGACCTTTTTAATAAATTCTTAATTTTAATGTTTATAATAACATTGCTTTTTAGTAGTATTGGTTTTATAGATGACTATAAAAAATTTACTGTTAATAAAAAAGGTTTATCAGGTAAAAAAAAGCTAATGGGTCAGTGTTTTATAGCCATAGTTACTTGGTTTTTTATAAAGGAATTTGGTTTAACAGGAAACAAGATATTAGATTTATCAGTTGTAAATCCAATATTATCAAATAGTAATTTTTATTTAGGAAGTTTTTTGATGTTAATATTTATAGCTTTAGTGCTAATGGGAACATCTAATGCGGTGAATATAACTGATGGATTAGATGGATTAGCAATAATGCCTGTAATAATAGGTGCAACAATTTTAGGAATAATAGCATATTTCACAGGTCATATTGAGTTAAGTAATCACCTTAATTTACATTATATAGCAGGTATAGGTGAATTGTCAGTATTTCTATCAGCTTTAGTGGGAGCAGGCTTAGGATTCTTATGGTATAACTTTTATCCAGCACAAATCTTTATGGGAGACACGGGATCATTAACACTAGGTGGGATTCTGGGAGTTGTAGCAATTTTACTTAAACAAGAGTTGCTTTTACCTATAATTGGAGGAGTATTTGTATTAGAAGCTGTATCAGTTATACTTCAAGTAGGTTCTTTTAAAATGAGAGGGAAAAGAGTGTTTAGAATGGCACCAATACACCACCATTTTGAATTAGCAGGCTTACCAGAAACAAAGGTAAC